The following are encoded together in the Gordonia insulae genome:
- a CDS encoding sugar phosphate isomerase/epimerase family protein: MSNIIVGSAPDSWGVWFPEDPQQTPYTRFLDEVAASGYEWIELGPFGYLPTDPKQLLDELGERGLKLSAGTVFEHLHQDDSWDAVWTQIEDVAKLTAAVGGKHVVVIPEMWRDPATGEVLEDRHLTDEQWLAKTRGMNELGRAMFEKYGVRAQYHPHADSHVDTEENIYRFLENTDGEFVNLCLDTGHVSYCGGDNLAIIRAHPERIGYLHLKQVDEAVRAKVAADDLPFGEAVRLGAMTEPPRGIPEMPPLLDAVADLGIDIFAIVEQDMYPCAPDAPLPIAQRTQRYLGSCGVPAVRFS, from the coding sequence GTGAGCAACATCATCGTCGGTTCTGCACCTGACTCCTGGGGTGTCTGGTTCCCCGAGGATCCCCAGCAGACCCCGTACACCCGATTCCTCGACGAGGTCGCCGCGTCCGGGTACGAGTGGATCGAGCTCGGCCCGTTCGGCTACCTGCCGACCGATCCGAAACAACTTCTCGACGAGCTCGGCGAGCGCGGCCTGAAGTTGTCGGCCGGAACCGTGTTCGAGCATCTGCATCAGGACGACTCCTGGGATGCCGTGTGGACGCAGATCGAGGACGTCGCCAAGCTCACCGCCGCGGTCGGCGGCAAGCACGTCGTGGTGATCCCGGAGATGTGGCGTGACCCCGCGACCGGTGAGGTGCTGGAGGATCGTCACCTCACCGACGAGCAGTGGCTGGCCAAGACCCGCGGCATGAACGAACTCGGCCGCGCGATGTTCGAGAAGTACGGTGTGCGTGCGCAGTACCACCCGCACGCGGACAGTCACGTGGACACCGAGGAGAACATCTACCGGTTCCTGGAGAACACCGACGGTGAGTTCGTCAACCTGTGCCTCGACACCGGACACGTGAGCTATTGCGGCGGAGACAATCTCGCCATCATCCGTGCTCACCCCGAGCGGATCGGCTACCTGCACCTCAAGCAGGTCGACGAGGCCGTCCGCGCCAAGGTGGCCGCCGACGACCTGCCGTTCGGCGAGGCCGTCCGCCTCGGTGCGATGACCGAGCCGCCACGCGGCATCCCGGAGATGCCGCCCCTGCTCGACGCGGTCGCCGACCTGGGCATCGACATCTTCGCGATCGTCGAACAGGACATGTACCCATGTGCCCCCGACGCCCCGCTGCCGATCGCCCAACGCACCCAGCGCTACCTCGGTTCCTGCGGCGTGCCGGCCGTCCGTTTCAGCTGA
- a CDS encoding Gfo/Idh/MocA family protein, whose translation MVRMALIGAGFIGSVHAANLAAHPGVEFVGIYDVDGARSTDLASRCGTRALDLDDAFAPATVDAVLIASSTDTHARHLRRAAAAGLATLCEKPIDLDLDQAVDVVGEVAGAAGSSGRPMMVDFNRRFDRDYAELQRAVRAGEIGGVELVQMTTRGPALPPLDYVAVSGGQMRDQTVHFFDLARWITGEDPESVYAAGSVFADPRMADLGDVDTSVVTLRMPSGTLVQIDSVRRIGYGYDERIEVLGSTGMIEAGRQRVGSVTRYQAGRLVTDGMHPGWFERVAPTYRSALDHFVSAVSAGTPIGPTLPEALAAQAVAEAAARSLASGGSETITYPALAAVTS comes from the coding sequence ATGGTCCGCATGGCCCTGATCGGCGCCGGGTTCATCGGCTCCGTCCACGCTGCGAATCTGGCCGCCCATCCCGGTGTCGAGTTCGTCGGCATCTACGACGTCGACGGCGCACGGTCGACCGACCTCGCGTCTCGCTGCGGCACCCGTGCCCTTGATCTCGACGACGCGTTCGCCCCCGCAACCGTGGACGCGGTGTTGATCGCGTCGTCGACCGACACCCATGCCCGGCATCTGCGCCGCGCCGCTGCGGCCGGTCTCGCGACCTTGTGCGAGAAGCCGATCGACCTCGATCTCGATCAGGCGGTGGACGTCGTGGGCGAGGTCGCGGGCGCGGCCGGCTCGTCCGGACGACCCATGATGGTCGACTTCAACCGACGCTTCGATCGTGACTACGCCGAACTCCAGCGGGCGGTGCGCGCCGGTGAGATCGGTGGCGTGGAACTGGTTCAGATGACCACGCGCGGTCCGGCTCTGCCGCCGCTGGACTACGTCGCGGTGTCCGGCGGTCAGATGCGGGACCAGACAGTGCACTTCTTCGATCTCGCGCGCTGGATCACCGGCGAGGACCCCGAATCCGTGTACGCGGCGGGATCGGTCTTCGCCGACCCGCGCATGGCCGATCTCGGCGACGTCGACACGTCGGTGGTGACCCTGCGGATGCCGAGCGGCACGCTGGTCCAGATCGACAGTGTGCGCCGCATCGGCTACGGCTACGACGAGCGCATCGAGGTCCTCGGGTCCACCGGGATGATCGAGGCCGGCCGCCAACGCGTCGGATCGGTCACCCGGTACCAGGCGGGCCGACTCGTCACCGACGGCATGCATCCGGGCTGGTTCGAGCGCGTCGCCCCGACCTATCGCAGTGCCCTCGACCACTTCGTCTCCGCGGTCAGCGCCGGGACGCCCATCGGCCCGACCCTGCCCGAGGCCCTCGCGGCCCAGGCTGTCGCCGAGGCCGCCGCCCGATCGTTGGCCTCCGGCGGGTCAGAGACCATCACCTACCCGGCGCTCGCCGCCGTCACCAGCTGA
- a CDS encoding LacI family DNA-binding transcriptional regulator: MSVDDARPEAAVPDIGNRRAATIRDVAAHAGVSKSVVSRVLRDEPNVSDERRERVRAAMDELGYRPNSIARGLSEARSGTVGVVINDLRNPWYVSLIEGLATTFDAVDIAPILVDSRLDHQVGRDTVETLLSRQVDGLVVVGTTDARVDVERAAQSIPVVLAGTLEPDLPTVDISVDDDLIGARLATEHLLALGHRRLAHIQGPGLVGTLRRQGFEKTIADSGVAVESVTVEFGGMTEDGGHAAAARLLDSATPPTAIFGFNDMTCLGAMSAADDRGIPVPGGLALIGYDNTQLASLRHISMTSIDNGNFTVGAQAAKFLIQRMDRLTAPQRVYRHTPGLVVRRTTAAPR; encoded by the coding sequence GTGAGTGTTGACGATGCGCGCCCCGAGGCCGCCGTGCCGGACATCGGGAACCGGCGGGCCGCGACGATCCGCGATGTCGCCGCCCATGCCGGGGTGTCGAAATCCGTGGTCTCACGGGTGCTGCGCGACGAGCCGAATGTCAGCGACGAACGTCGCGAGCGGGTGCGCGCCGCCATGGACGAACTCGGCTATCGCCCCAATTCCATTGCGCGAGGACTGTCGGAGGCCCGGAGCGGCACCGTCGGTGTGGTCATCAACGACCTCCGTAACCCCTGGTACGTCAGCCTGATCGAGGGGCTCGCGACGACGTTCGACGCGGTGGACATCGCGCCGATCCTGGTGGACAGCCGACTCGATCACCAGGTCGGACGCGACACCGTCGAGACGCTGCTCTCCCGGCAGGTGGACGGGCTGGTGGTGGTCGGCACCACCGACGCGCGCGTCGACGTCGAACGTGCCGCACAGTCGATCCCGGTGGTCCTCGCCGGCACGCTCGAGCCGGATCTGCCGACCGTGGACATCTCGGTCGACGACGACCTGATCGGCGCCAGGCTGGCGACCGAACACCTGCTGGCGCTGGGGCATCGGCGGCTGGCGCACATTCAGGGGCCGGGGCTGGTGGGCACCCTGCGTCGGCAGGGCTTCGAGAAGACCATCGCCGACTCCGGGGTGGCGGTCGAGTCGGTCACGGTCGAGTTCGGCGGTATGACCGAAGACGGCGGCCATGCCGCGGCCGCGCGTCTACTCGACTCGGCGACGCCCCCGACAGCCATCTTCGGCTTCAACGACATGACCTGTCTGGGTGCGATGTCGGCCGCCGACGACCGGGGCATCCCGGTACCCGGGGGACTGGCGCTGATCGGCTACGACAACACCCAACTCGCGAGCCTGCGCCACATCTCGATGACGTCGATCGACAACGGCAACTTCACCGTCGGCGCGCAGGCGGCCAAATTCCTGATCCAGCGCATGGACCGACTCACCGCGCCCCAGCGTGTCTATCGGCATACTCCGGGCCTGGTGGTCCGACGGACGACGGCGGCACCCCGCTGA
- a CDS encoding DoxX family protein translates to MTDPHRVAGLTLGAILTTAGIGHMTFQRKEFQTQVPDFVPLGPDATVIASGIVEVGLGLGLIGLPKQRRTLGAVAAAFFVAVFPGNIHQYRNKIDAFGLDSDRKRFIRLFGQPALVALAWYSRD, encoded by the coding sequence ATGACTGATCCGCATCGGGTCGCCGGCCTGACGCTCGGGGCGATCCTCACCACCGCCGGCATCGGGCACATGACCTTCCAACGCAAGGAATTCCAGACCCAGGTGCCCGACTTCGTCCCTCTCGGGCCGGATGCCACGGTGATCGCCTCCGGCATCGTCGAGGTCGGCCTCGGCCTCGGCCTCATCGGACTGCCCAAGCAGCGTCGCACGTTGGGCGCGGTGGCCGCCGCGTTCTTCGTCGCGGTGTTCCCGGGCAATATCCATCAGTACCGCAACAAGATCGACGCGTTCGGCCTCGACTCGGACCGCAAGCGATTCATCCGACTGTTCGGTCAGCCCGCGCTCGTCGCGCTGGCCTGGTACTCCCGCGACTGA
- a CDS encoding organic hydroperoxide resistance protein, producing the protein MKTIYTAEALATGDGRNGHARTSDGKVDLDLDMPTELGGSGVGTNPEQLFAAGYAACFHSALRLVAGQAGADVTGSAVGARVSLGSTDAGGFGLAVELEVSLPDVDDATAKTLVDKAHEVCPYSNATRGNIDVTLTLADD; encoded by the coding sequence ATGAAGACGATCTACACCGCAGAGGCCTTGGCGACCGGAGACGGTCGCAACGGACATGCGCGTACCTCCGATGGCAAGGTGGATCTCGACCTCGACATGCCGACCGAACTCGGCGGTTCCGGTGTGGGCACCAACCCCGAGCAACTGTTCGCGGCCGGGTATGCCGCCTGTTTCCACAGTGCCCTCCGGCTGGTCGCCGGTCAGGCGGGTGCCGATGTGACCGGTTCGGCCGTCGGGGCGCGGGTGTCGCTCGGGTCGACTGACGCCGGCGGATTCGGACTCGCGGTGGAACTCGAGGTGTCGCTGCCCGACGTCGACGACGCGACGGCGAAGACCCTGGTCGACAAGGCCCACGAGGTCTGCCCGTATTCGAATGCGACGCGCGGCAACATCGACGTCACCCTCACCCTCGCCGATGACTGA
- a CDS encoding MarR family winged helix-turn-helix transcriptional regulator has translation MTSVRLDEQLCFALYTASRAVIAAQRPGLAELGLTYPQYLAMLVLWEEDEISVSRLCRRLQLDSGTVSPLLRRLEAQGYLSRRRSSDDERSVTVSLTPEGAALGARADCVYDSLVAAIADAAHEESAQEDSAQEDSADARTDVPFDADALIALRTTLHDLTDELRRHLGAAAPSKGTDT, from the coding sequence GTGACCTCCGTTCGACTCGACGAGCAGCTCTGCTTCGCGCTGTACACCGCCTCCCGCGCGGTCATCGCGGCGCAGCGCCCGGGTCTGGCCGAACTCGGTCTCACCTATCCGCAATACCTCGCGATGCTCGTGCTGTGGGAGGAGGACGAGATCTCGGTCAGCCGGCTGTGCCGACGACTTCAACTCGATTCCGGGACCGTGTCGCCGCTGCTACGCCGCCTCGAGGCGCAGGGCTATCTGAGCCGTCGCCGGTCATCGGACGACGAACGCTCGGTCACCGTCAGCCTCACCCCCGAGGGCGCCGCCCTCGGTGCCCGCGCAGACTGCGTCTACGACTCCCTGGTCGCGGCGATCGCCGATGCGGCCCACGAGGAGTCGGCCCAGGAGGATTCGGCCCAGGAGGATTCGGCGGACGCTCGCACCGACGTCCCGTTCGACGCCGACGCACTCATCGCACTCCGCACGACGCTGCACGATCTCACCGACGAACTGCGCCGACACCTCGGCGCAGCCGCCCCATCGAAAGGAACCGACACATGA
- a CDS encoding DUF7782 domain-containing protein produces the protein MSAGQPLHDTAVLDGLGHDLRAAGYTTDGVAALLGEPANDALGRGVWWPALAATRRAPSRLATVVRLFLLGSDEPEVDVEQAFPSVSADALIANGVLSRASGSTMRAALDIRPHADDVGEYLVVSDQDAMMRAAPVAHDHVLGIGGASVSLARAVIRSPVRRALDIGTGCGIQALHLDAHCEEIVATDTNDRALALAGATAHLNGMSWDLRAGSLFEPVAGERFDLIVSNPPFVVGAGGQDYIYRDSGMVGDTLCADLIRAIPDHLNPGGTAQILANWIVPAEADWQDRVRGWLAGTDLDAWVVQRELADPISYISLWLSDAGESADDAATRGAQWLDWFAETGIAGIGMGLITLRRRHDDDRREPDQVIEEITGAGEEVSGVEAQAFLARRHYLRTTSDAHLLGVRLATAPIFLEEQSLPGDDGWQQVSAAVRRPGGPAAVLGVDEVSRSLLAGCRGQVALGTLIDLLAGFHGVDGDALAEAALPVVREAIGRGILFEAN, from the coding sequence GTGAGCGCCGGGCAGCCGCTGCACGACACAGCGGTCCTCGACGGGCTGGGGCACGATCTGCGGGCCGCCGGCTACACCACCGACGGGGTCGCGGCCTTGCTCGGGGAACCGGCGAACGACGCCCTCGGTCGAGGCGTCTGGTGGCCCGCTCTCGCTGCCACCCGGCGCGCACCCTCCCGGCTCGCCACGGTGGTTCGGCTGTTCCTGCTCGGCTCTGATGAGCCGGAAGTCGATGTGGAACAGGCATTCCCGTCAGTATCGGCCGATGCCCTGATCGCGAACGGTGTGCTCTCACGAGCCTCCGGATCGACGATGCGTGCCGCCCTGGACATCCGGCCGCATGCCGACGACGTGGGCGAGTACCTCGTCGTCTCGGATCAGGACGCGATGATGCGTGCGGCGCCGGTGGCTCACGACCATGTGCTGGGCATCGGCGGAGCCTCGGTGTCGTTGGCGCGTGCGGTGATCCGATCGCCCGTCCGGCGCGCGCTCGACATCGGGACCGGCTGCGGTATCCAGGCGCTGCACCTCGACGCGCACTGCGAGGAGATCGTCGCCACCGACACCAACGACCGCGCGCTGGCGCTGGCCGGGGCCACCGCCCATCTGAACGGGATGAGCTGGGATCTGCGCGCGGGCAGCCTCTTCGAGCCGGTGGCCGGCGAGCGGTTCGACCTCATCGTCTCCAACCCGCCGTTCGTCGTCGGCGCAGGTGGGCAAGACTACATCTATCGCGACTCGGGGATGGTGGGGGACACGCTGTGCGCCGACCTCATCCGTGCGATTCCGGACCATCTGAATCCGGGTGGCACGGCGCAGATCCTGGCGAACTGGATCGTGCCCGCGGAGGCGGATTGGCAGGACCGGGTGCGCGGATGGCTCGCCGGGACGGATCTCGATGCGTGGGTGGTCCAGCGCGAGCTGGCCGATCCCATCAGCTACATCTCGCTGTGGCTGTCCGACGCCGGAGAATCCGCCGACGACGCGGCGACGCGGGGCGCGCAGTGGCTGGACTGGTTCGCCGAAACCGGGATCGCGGGAATCGGCATGGGACTCATCACACTTCGTCGTCGGCACGACGACGACAGGCGCGAACCCGACCAAGTGATCGAGGAGATCACCGGCGCCGGGGAAGAGGTCAGCGGCGTCGAGGCCCAGGCATTCCTGGCCCGTCGTCACTACCTGCGGACGACATCGGACGCCCACCTGCTCGGCGTCCGGCTGGCCACCGCCCCGATCTTCCTGGAGGAGCAGTCGCTACCGGGAGACGACGGTTGGCAGCAGGTCTCGGCTGCGGTCCGACGTCCGGGCGGTCCGGCGGCCGTGCTCGGTGTCGACGAGGTGTCGCGGTCGTTGCTCGCGGGATGTCGTGGCCAGGTGGCGCTGGGCACGCTGATCGACCTGCTCGCCGGATTCCACGGCGTGGACGGCGATGCGCTCGCCGAAGCCGCGCTCCCGGTCGTACGGGAGGCCATCGGGCGAGGGATCCTGTTCGAGGCGAACTGA
- a CDS encoding trans-sulfuration enzyme family protein, with the protein MTDSDPSRTVGDKTLCVHAGNTRTDEDSRRVGGPIRTPITLANSYHLPDDPSTVDWSATGASAATGNVTGASAATGNATGASAGLFYSRNTGANQLALQVKLAALDHGEDAVALASGVAALHAIFFTHVAAGDHVVVSDTTYEATWKLWSSLLPRKYGIEATFVDVTDLDAVRAALRPTTRLVITEAVANPTTKIADVAALADIAHGSGALLVVDSTFTPPPLYRPLADGADLVAHSLTKYINGHGDAMGGAVIGRAELIEPIKAEAMVDVGGVISPFNAWLISRGSITLPLRLAQHQASARHLAEFLDTDDRVAFVAYPGLASHPQHALAARQFGGRGFGAMMAFALDGTPDDQNRFVSHLRVITSAVSLGHDESLIVHVGTDGPRVAAYPDEFRRWGHLRFSVGLEDVEDLEADLRAALDATFG; encoded by the coding sequence GTGACCGATTCCGACCCGTCTCGTACCGTCGGCGACAAGACGCTGTGCGTGCACGCCGGCAACACCCGGACCGACGAGGACTCCCGTCGCGTCGGCGGCCCGATCCGCACGCCGATCACGTTGGCGAATTCCTATCACCTGCCCGACGACCCGTCGACCGTCGACTGGTCGGCCACCGGGGCGAGCGCAGCGACGGGAAATGTGACCGGGGCGAGCGCAGCGACGGGAAATGCCACCGGGGCGAGCGCTGGACTGTTCTACAGCCGCAACACCGGCGCCAATCAGCTGGCCCTGCAGGTGAAGCTGGCCGCGCTGGACCACGGCGAGGACGCGGTCGCCCTCGCTTCCGGGGTCGCCGCCCTGCACGCGATCTTCTTCACACACGTCGCGGCCGGCGATCATGTGGTCGTCTCGGACACCACCTATGAGGCGACGTGGAAACTCTGGTCGTCGTTGCTGCCACGCAAGTACGGCATCGAGGCCACCTTCGTCGACGTGACCGACCTCGACGCCGTCCGGGCCGCCCTGCGACCCACGACCCGGCTGGTGATCACCGAGGCGGTCGCCAATCCGACGACCAAGATCGCCGACGTCGCTGCGCTGGCCGACATCGCCCACGGCTCGGGCGCGCTGCTGGTCGTCGATTCCACCTTCACTCCCCCGCCGCTCTATCGGCCGCTGGCCGACGGCGCGGATCTGGTCGCGCATTCGCTGACCAAGTACATCAACGGTCACGGTGATGCCATGGGCGGAGCCGTCATCGGACGTGCCGAGCTGATCGAACCGATCAAGGCGGAGGCGATGGTCGATGTCGGCGGCGTGATCTCACCGTTCAATGCGTGGCTGATCTCGCGCGGTTCCATCACGCTGCCGCTGCGGCTTGCGCAGCACCAGGCGAGCGCCCGGCATCTCGCCGAGTTCCTCGACACCGACGACCGAGTGGCGTTTGTCGCCTATCCGGGGTTGGCATCGCACCCGCAACATGCCCTCGCGGCACGGCAATTCGGTGGTCGCGGCTTCGGCGCGATGATGGCATTCGCACTCGACGGCACCCCGGACGACCAGAATCGCTTCGTATCGCACCTGCGGGTCATCACCTCGGCGGTGTCTCTCGGTCACGACGAGTCGCTCATCGTGCACGTCGGCACCGACGGCCCACGGGTCGCCGCCTACCCGGACGAGTTCCGCCGCTGGGGCCATCTGCGGTTCTCGGTCGGGCTGGAGGACGTGGAGGATCTCGAGGCCGACCTGCGCGCGGCACTCGACGCGACCTTCGGCTGA
- the opgC gene encoding OpgC domain-containing protein, giving the protein MNRDLAIDATRGLAIWSMISLHFAAGTHIAAPTHAFPYVDGMSAFVLLSGLVLGLVYRRWIERISLRYAYVRLTKRLVTLYVCQLSIALVAVAAALAGHRWLTLLLPVEDWGQGLELAFGMRYLPSGGNILLLYMVLMASAYALFPMLVRGWWIAIVTGSLALYIISMLWSPDWFYLTAYMAGPRIQNWAAWQVMFVPAVVVGWKWRDWHVPDLIDRWLPAFVAVALAVALVLHFAIDTGRLMRFEPAVADKLDFRPARAIGAWVAVPAIYGIFRMLLRWWHKDWLRPLVMTGTRSLDSYVLQAMALVLVPIHIAHRPWSTLTTTCVALAVFGLCWAWAEFRDACRIDKLHRLPVILAARIASSPSGIPSEEDPRPRPSDVPPVGAAP; this is encoded by the coding sequence ATGAACCGGGATCTTGCCATCGACGCGACGCGGGGCCTCGCGATCTGGAGCATGATCTCGCTGCACTTCGCCGCAGGCACGCATATCGCCGCGCCCACCCACGCCTTCCCGTACGTCGACGGGATGTCGGCGTTCGTGCTCCTGTCGGGACTCGTGCTGGGGCTGGTCTATCGACGGTGGATCGAGCGGATCTCGCTGCGCTACGCCTACGTGCGGCTGACGAAACGGCTTGTGACCCTCTACGTATGCCAGCTGAGCATCGCACTCGTCGCCGTCGCCGCCGCACTCGCCGGTCATCGCTGGTTGACCCTCCTGCTCCCGGTGGAGGACTGGGGTCAGGGGTTGGAACTCGCGTTCGGCATGCGCTACCTACCCAGCGGCGGGAACATCCTGCTGCTCTACATGGTCCTGATGGCGTCGGCCTATGCCCTGTTCCCCATGCTGGTGCGCGGTTGGTGGATCGCCATCGTCACGGGTTCGCTTGCCCTGTACATCATCTCGATGTTGTGGTCACCGGACTGGTTCTATCTCACCGCGTACATGGCCGGTCCGCGCATCCAGAACTGGGCCGCCTGGCAGGTCATGTTCGTCCCGGCCGTCGTGGTCGGCTGGAAGTGGCGAGACTGGCATGTGCCCGATCTCATCGACCGGTGGCTGCCGGCCTTCGTCGCGGTCGCGCTCGCCGTGGCGCTGGTCCTGCACTTCGCCATCGACACCGGGCGCCTGATGCGATTCGAACCCGCCGTCGCCGACAAACTGGATTTCCGCCCGGCCCGCGCGATCGGCGCCTGGGTGGCGGTGCCGGCGATCTACGGCATCTTCCGGATGTTGTTGCGGTGGTGGCACAAGGACTGGCTGCGCCCGCTGGTGATGACCGGTACCCGCAGCCTGGATTCCTATGTGTTGCAGGCGATGGCACTGGTGCTCGTACCGATCCACATCGCCCATCGTCCGTGGAGCACGCTGACCACCACGTGTGTCGCGCTCGCGGTCTTCGGCCTCTGCTGGGCGTGGGCGGAGTTCCGGGACGCCTGCCGCATCGACAAACTGCACCGGTTGCCGGTGATCCTCGCCGCACGCATCGCCTCGTCGCCATCGGGGATTCCGTCCGAGGAGGACCCACGACCTCGGCCGTCCGACGTCCCACCCGTAGGAGCCGCCCCGTGA
- a CDS encoding AMP-dependent synthetase/ligase encodes MEQYSTPSNLSIEDKATTVDSILRYRAERPTMPLFRKRSGNQWINVTAKQFTDEVDAVAKGLIASGIKPGERVAILSSTRYEWTILDYAIWRAGATTVAIYETSAPDQVKWILEDSGTAMLFVEQHAHYTKHIGVIEEAGDLRETLIIDDHALATVTKRGAKVGDEELDDRHANALSSDAATLIYTSGTTGRPKGVVLTHANFLAECAATRDAVGAGMVEGKSTLLFLPLAHVFARVVAVGCVENGVILGHTSDIPNLIEDLGKFNPNYVLSVPRVFEKVYNSAKQKAHDGGKGAIFDRAADTAIEYSKALESGGAGLGLKLKHALFDRLVYGKLRAALGGQCEGAISGGAPLGARLGHFFRGVGIPVYEGYGLSETTAAVTANNEDHQRVGSVGRPIPGVTVGIADDGEVLLQGPVVFNGYWKNAKATDEAIADGWFHTGDIGRLDDGYLFITGRKKELIVTAGGKNVSPAQLEDTIRAHPLVSQCLVVGDNKPFIAALITLDLEAVPGWLERHHLPADTSPADLAENKDLLAEIDAAVKDANAKVSKAEAIKKFAILDTDFTIESGELTPTLKLKRNVIHDAHKKAIADLYT; translated from the coding sequence ATGGAGCAGTATTCCACTCCGTCGAACCTGTCCATTGAGGACAAGGCGACAACCGTAGACAGCATTCTCCGCTACCGGGCCGAGCGGCCGACGATGCCGCTGTTCCGCAAGCGGTCCGGCAATCAATGGATCAACGTCACCGCCAAGCAGTTCACCGACGAGGTGGATGCGGTCGCCAAGGGCCTGATCGCCTCGGGCATCAAGCCGGGTGAGCGGGTCGCGATCCTGTCGTCGACCCGATATGAGTGGACGATCCTCGACTACGCGATCTGGCGTGCCGGGGCCACCACCGTGGCGATCTACGAGACGTCGGCGCCGGATCAGGTCAAGTGGATCCTCGAGGATTCCGGGACCGCGATGCTGTTCGTGGAACAGCATGCCCACTACACCAAGCACATCGGCGTGATCGAGGAGGCCGGCGACCTCCGCGAGACGCTGATCATCGACGACCACGCGCTGGCCACCGTCACCAAGCGGGGCGCCAAGGTGGGAGACGAGGAGCTCGACGACCGGCACGCCAACGCCCTGTCCTCGGATGCCGCGACCCTGATCTACACCTCGGGCACCACCGGCCGGCCGAAGGGCGTCGTGCTCACCCACGCGAACTTCCTCGCCGAGTGTGCGGCCACCCGCGATGCGGTCGGCGCAGGCATGGTCGAGGGCAAGTCGACGTTGCTGTTCCTGCCTTTGGCACACGTGTTCGCCCGTGTCGTCGCCGTCGGGTGCGTCGAGAACGGCGTGATCCTCGGCCACACCAGCGACATCCCCAACCTCATCGAGGACCTCGGCAAGTTCAACCCCAACTACGTGTTGTCGGTGCCGCGGGTCTTCGAGAAGGTCTACAACTCGGCCAAGCAGAAGGCCCACGACGGCGGCAAAGGCGCGATCTTCGACCGTGCCGCGGACACCGCGATCGAGTACAGCAAGGCGCTCGAGAGCGGCGGCGCAGGCCTCGGCCTCAAACTCAAGCACGCACTGTTCGATCGGCTGGTCTACGGCAAGCTGCGCGCCGCGCTCGGCGGTCAGTGCGAGGGCGCGATCTCCGGTGGCGCACCCCTCGGTGCCCGTCTCGGACACTTCTTCCGCGGCGTCGGGATCCCCGTCTACGAGGGCTACGGCCTCTCCGAGACCACGGCCGCGGTGACCGCGAACAATGAAGACCATCAGCGTGTCGGTTCCGTCGGCCGCCCCATCCCGGGTGTGACCGTCGGTATCGCCGACGACGGCGAGGTGCTGCTGCAGGGCCCGGTCGTGTTCAACGGCTACTGGAAGAACGCCAAGGCCACCGACGAGGCGATCGCCGACGGCTGGTTCCACACCGGTGACATCGGCCGGCTCGACGACGGGTACCTCTTCATCACCGGTCGCAAGAAGGAACTCATCGTCACCGCCGGCGGCAAGAACGTCTCCCCCGCCCAGCTCGAGGACACCATCCGGGCGCATCCGCTGGTCAGCCAGTGCCTCGTGGTCGGCGACAACAAGCCGTTCATCGCGGCGCTGATCACGCTCGACCTGGAAGCGGTACCCGGCTGGCTCGAGCGCCATCACCTTCCCGCCGACACGTCGCCGGCCGACCTCGCCGAGAACAAGGATCTGCTCGCCGAGATCGACGCCGCGGTCAAGGACGCGAACGCCAAGGTCTCCAAGGCGGAGGCGATCAAGAAGTTCGCCATCCTCGACACGGACTTCACCATCGAGTCCGGTGAGCTCACACCGACATTGAAGCTCAAGCGCAACGTCATCCACGACGCGCACAAGAAGGCGATCGCCGACCTCTACACCTGA